CCTCAAAACTCTCTCATCTGAAGTTCTACCTTCATGCCCTGCCGCGCCAGCTCAGCGTCTGGCAAACAGCCGGTGCTCAGTGATGCTTATGGATGAACAAAGGCAGGAATGCAGACCCAGAGTGGGGATGGACACACACGCATGGTGAGGAGGGAGACCCCACGGGCCCCAGCCCACCTCCGCCCCTCCCCTCAACCTCCTTTTCAGGGCCCTGAAGGAGGACTGGGCATTCCTGCCAGAATCTGCAAAAATCAATAGCGGCCAAGGCTTTTCCTGGAGGCATGACCTTCAAGGAACAAAGAAAGCACCGTCTTGAGGATGGGATGCGGAGCTTATCACAGGCGAGCCTGGCCCAGGCGCAGAGGCCTTGGGCAAATTTCCAAGGCCCGAGCAGTCCACGGTCCTGTCTGGGGCCTGCTCTGGAGGAGGGATGAGGTTGGGGACTGGGAAGTCAGGTGGAGGCTCCCCATGGAGCTGCCTCTGCACAGATGGCAGGACAGAAAACGGAGGCTCCAGTCCCTCAAGGAGCTGAGAGTAGGCCCGAGGGCTGGCTGTCCCCTCCGCCTGCTGGTGAAGAGCTTTCCTGCCCCCATCAGCCCTGGTGCCAGCACCAGTCCCGGCCATTGTTCCCGGCTTCCTGGCCCGCAAAGAGTGGGCTGGAGCCAGAGCCCCAGGCTTCAGTGGCTGCCTCTGGAGGTCTGTGGGTTCAGAGCCCAGGAGGTCCCACCCCGCCGCCTATCCCCCCACCTAGCCAGACCCCACAACGCCAGGCCTCTCTCATCGCTAAGCGTACGGCTTtgggaagcccctggacttctCAAGGATCAGCACAAAACACATCCTCAGGTCTGCCCTGCCCATCTCATGGAGGTGGTATGAGGCTCAGACCAGCTGGTGGATGGGAAAGGTCTTGTGTAGCACGGTGGGCGTGGGAGAGCCCTGACGCTCAGGTAGGAGAGCTAGGCTGGCTCCCTTCTGCCTCTGACCTCCCAGTGTTCTGCTTTCCTGAGTGGCCACTACGTGGCAAACACTCCACACAGGTCATTTCACGGGACCCTCACCCTAAGCCCAGAAGAGAGCATTAAtggctccatttcacagatgaggaaaatgaggcccagagagatccaAAAACCTTCCCAAAGCTTTGGTGCTGATGAGGCAGGATGGCAGCACTGCCACGGTGGTTCACGAGCGCAGGCTCCACCCCTGGAGAGCAGGGTCCTCTCCCACTGCCCCCCTGGGGGGCCGAGCACAGAGCCAGCCACACAGTGGGAGTCTGACAGAGCCGTCAAGATGATGGGCTCCCTAGGAAAGTTGTCTTTGGTGGCCCAGCTTGCCCTGGCAATGACTTCAAAGACCCAGGAGAagggacccccaccccacccagcagtGCCTCTTTCCCCAGGAAGGGGAAATTATTAAGTCCAGAGTGTGAATTTATGTCAGCCTCTCGCTCTCGCTCCTCTGGCCCTCATCCACATGTCACCCCTCACCCCAAGGTACCACCCTCTTCCCATCCTGTCAGTGGTTGGGGCAAAGGGGATGACTACCCGGATATTAAAGATGATAGTGCTAGTTTGTACCCCAGCCATAGCACCTGAAGTTCCCCCATGAAAATTCCACGCTCTAAGAGATGGAGCCTCACATCAGCTATGGGACACAGGAAGCGGTGGGGTTCCTGGGCAGGTAGGTGGGAGAGGTACCTGTGTGTGTGGCCGGGCACAGTGTGTAGCTGCTTAAGCCAGTTTGTGCTGTTTCTGTCACTTACAATCAAGAGAGACCAGAATGAGACAGGTGGGGAGCAGACTGGAGGCcaagagaggcaggaaggggaaTAGGGGCCACGGGTTGATCCGGTTACCTTCCCAGAATCAGAGCGACAGGTCTCTAAGGACCCTTAGAGATCAGAGGTCAAGAACTCTGCTTCAGATGGAATCAAGGCCCCAAGAGGAACAGAGCCTGCCTGGGATCACTTATCAAAGGTCTAAGACCTGAGCCTGAACACGCAGgcccccaggccagggctccaTTCACAGCCCTGGTTTTAGTCCAGGTGGGAGCCCCACTGCTTTGTGAGGGGAGGCAAGGTGGGGACAAAGGAAGAACACCAGGGCACACGCAGAACACCACCTGTTCAGGAAGAGCAACCTGAAGCTATAAGGCACCCAACACATGCCAGTGCTTTCCAGGAGTCTCTGCGAGGTGGGTGGGTTTTGCCTAAGGTCACTGAACTAGAAAGGAAGCCAGGATTCAAGCCGGGCACAGGGACAAGGGGCCCTGGGCGTCCTCGCTGAGAGGTGGACGCTTGCACACGGCTTCTCAAGGGCAGAGTCCTCCTGTGGCCACACGCAGAGGGAGTAAGAGGACCATGGGGTCCTGGTCACATCCGGGGTCCCCCCTGGCCTCTCCACTAAGACTTCTGCAGCCAGTTTTGAGCTCCCTGCGGCGTGGGTAGCTCCTTGTCCTCTTTctaccctcacctccacccctacCTTCAGGGCAGGGGTCCCTCCTGACCACCCTCCCCTGGCTCTCAGACCTGGGGGGAGTTGCTTCtaccttcctctccccacctccacccttgcCTTTGAGAAACAGGAGGAGCTTGAGTTGCAGTTGGCCCACTGGGGGACAGGATAGGGGACAGAAGAGGGGTGCAGGAAGGCTGAGGTGGAGGCGGCTGGGTTGGACATGCAGAGGGATCACCGTGCGACAGGGTGAGCAGGAGTGGGGTGAGAGCATGGTGATCCTCGGGGGCAGCGCCTGTAGGCTGCTCCAGGCAGACCCTGATTTTCCACTGGGGCTAAGCAAGCTCTCCTGCTTACCAGGCCCAGTGCCCAGCTTCTGACCATCCATGAGCTGCCGGTCCCTCACAGATCAGCTCCCTTTACAGGGGCTGCAGTTAAACCCCAAGGATGTCAAGAGGTCACAGCCCAAGGATCCCAAGTGTCCTGCAGTTGGTACCGTCAGCATCGTCACAGCTTCCCCACCAGGGCCGCCATATGCGACTCCACTTAACTCTCACAAGAACCAAGCAAGGCAAGGGTTAacctccccattttatagatgaggtaactgagtcccaaagaggttaagtgacttgcccaaagtcacacaaccagAATGTTCAAAACATTCGAACCCAGCCTTATGTCCCAATCCCAAGCCTGCCACCCTGGCCTGCACACCTCACTCCCTCTCCACGACCCAACATTCCCCTCTAAAGAATGACCAGAACAAACTGTGCTTTGGTCTGTGAAGGTCAATGTCTTTACTTCTAAAGCATACATTGGACTCACTATATATTAACATCAAAAGGGCTATCTAAAATggaatcattctttttaaaaatccaaattctcACATTTTTATATAAGATCCAAAATGACATGAAATTAAACTATACAATGTTATGAACAGTATAACAACTGCTTTTAGAaagcaaagtgaaagaaaaacattagCAGTTGGGACTGTTTTCAGCCTGGGTTCCATGTCTTTTGAGGCATTGTGACTAAAGCCAGCACCGAGGGGAAGGACCAGCCCCTCTCTGCGGGCACAGGAAAGGAACCTAGGCAGAGGAGGGGGATGAGGGCTTTTCAGACTTCTGAAGGTGAGAGTGGGACAAGACGGGTCTCCCTGCTCCTCTGGGATCTTGGGGTGGGCACTGATTAAAGTCTCCTTTTAAGACCCAGGGAAGGGGTCTGGGAGAGGgtggggcagagctgggttcAAAAGAATCATTTTGATAGTAAAGATCTTCTGGCCTTCCCAAGAAGAGTCCCAGCCATCAAGCAATACCAATCGACTCCATCTACCTACCGGTTTCCTTAACAACCCTCTTCCCCTGCCCACTCCTTATCCTGGACACCCTCAGCTCCATGAGCCCAGTGGGCAGCCAGAGACCTAGGGGGACCCTAGGAGGACCCGAAGGAGAACACTCTGGCCTTGGAAGTAGCTGGATGTTGTCTAGAGCATCTTGGTAGAGCAAGACCCCTGGAGTACAGGCCAGCAGCCAGACTGATGGGGGAGGGTGCCCATGGGCTGGGAGGGCACTGTGGGGTCAGAGGCGTTCCCATGGTCCTTTCACCTCCCCTACCCTGGGTACCCAGGCATGGTCTTGGCCCTGAAGCAGGGCTGGGGCGAGCTGATTAGGGCCACGCCCTTGAGGCTTTGGTTCACACAATTCAAAGGGGTGACACTTGTTCCCATCCACTGGGAAGATCACGGGCTTAGCCCTGCTTCCTCCCAGGCACCAGGTGATCTAACAGTCCCCTCTTTCACATCAGTAGTTCTGTCGGGCTGAGAGCGCGTTCCCCACCAGTGCTTGGAACCATGCCACAAAGGTGGGAGGGGCACTTCCAAAACAGTGGGATTAGCCCTGGGTGCAAAGGctgcctttcctcctttccctgcGGACAGCACTGTCCCTGGCTGAGTGAGTCACAGGAGAACTTCTCTGCCTCCTCCCTCTGGCTGGGCCAATTGTCCTCCAAGCAGACTGAGCCCACAGGTGTGCAGCACCCCTGTATGTCTCGCCTGCCAGAAACCTGGAGGATGCATCGCCCCCGGCTGAAGCTGACGGAGAGGCCGGCGGCTCACAGTTTGCCCTCCTGGTTCCAGGACTACATCACGGAGCTGGCCTTCTCCCTCAAACAGCAACCTGAAGGGGGGGATGCCCTACACCCAGCCTACCTCTGGAGTCCAGCCCTTCTCCCAGGCGCTACCGTGACCCTCCTCTTTCCTAACCTATCCGATTTCTAATTAGGCTGAAAGGTCTGGGAAGGTTGGGCTAGCACCACCCCCTCGTTGGGGTGGAGAGAGGCCATTGGACTTCCAGCCTGGTTCCAGGCCCCCAGAGACAAGGGAGGCTGAGGTCTCTCAAGAGAGCGAATCCTGTAATGGGAAAGAGGTCTGTGGGGTCAGGACCAGCCACAGCAAtctgccgcccccgccccccccaggcCTGTACCGGGAGTGCCAGGCACCCACACCCTCCACCTGCCCAGTGCCCTTCTGTCCTCACGCCCAGGGCCTCCCTCAGAACACCGAGCCGGTGCAGGGATGGGTGCAAGGAGGCCGAGCCGGGCCTGGTGGGGGCCGCGGCGGGGACTCAGGGCAGGCAGGCGGCTACCTGGTAGGCGCCCTCGGCCGCAGCGGCGGCGGCGCTGTGCTGCGCGCTGTGCTCCTGCAGCAGGGCCACGTCCAGGAAGCGCTCGCCGCACCACACGCACTTGAACTGCTGCTCCCGGGCGTGCACGCCCTGGTGCTTGTTGAGGTGCTCACGCTGCTTGAAGGCCTTGTCGCAGTTGGGGCACTTGTAGGGTTTCTCGCCCGTGTGCACCCTCCGGTGCCGCTGCAGGTCGGAGGCGTACTTGAAGCGCTTCTCGCAGTCCGGGCACTTGAGCGGCTTCTCGCGGGCCGGGTCGCAGCGGTGCTGCACGAACTCGGAGGACGAGAAGAAGCGGCGCTCACACAGGGTGCAGCGCAGAGGCTTCTCGGCGGCCGAGCAGTGGGCCAGCTGGTGCTTCTGCAGAGCCGACGCCCGCTTGTAGGCCTTGTTGCACACCGGGCACTTGAAGGGCCGCTCGGCTGCGCCCGGCAGGCACTTGTGCCGCAGCAGCTCGGCCGACTGGTCGAAGCCCTTCTGGCACACGGGGCACTTGAAGAGGGTCTCGAGGGTGTGCACGTGCTGGTGGTAAAGCAGGTGGCTGGGTTGCCCGAAGCCCTTCTCGCACAGGCCGCACTTGAAGGGCTCCTCGGTCTTGTGCGTGCGCCGGTGCCGCATCAGCGCATACTGCTGCTTGAAGCCCATGGGGCACAGGTCGCACTTGAAGGGCCGCTCGGCGCTGTGCGTGCGCTCGTGCTGCCGCAGGTCCGACGGCCGCTTGAAGGCCTTCTGGCACTCGCCGCAGCGGAAGGGCCGCTCCCCGCTGGGCGTGCACGGGTGCTGCAGCAGCTCGGATGACTCCTTGAAGTGCAGCTCGCACACGTTGCAGCGGAACAGGTGGTGCTCGCCCGAGTGCGCGTACATGTGGCGCACCAGGTGCGAGCGGTGCTTGAAGGTCTTCTCGCAAACCGCGCACTTGTACGGCCGCTCCGAGCTGTGCGTGCGCTTGTGGTGCACCAGGTGGGAAGACTGGCTGAAGCTCTTGTCACACAGCGTGCACTTGTAGGGCTTCTCGCCCGTGTGGATGCGCTCGTGTCGCGAGAGCTCCGACAGGTGCTTGAAGGGCTTCTGGCAGATGGGGCAGCTGTAGGGCTTGTCGGCCTGTTCTGCAGGGGCTACGGCGGGCGGAGGGGGTGCAGGGGGCAGCGAAGGGGCGGCAGTGGCCGCGGGCTCAGCCGCCTCGGCGGGCTTGTATGTCTTCTCGCAGATGGAACATTTCACGAGGCCCCCAGTGCCGCTGTGCGCGCTGTGGTGCTGCGCCAGCGACGTGAGCAGCGAGAAGCCCATCTTGCAGACGCCACAGACAAAAGGCTTCTGTTCGGCCTGCACGCACTGGTGCTCCAGCAGGTCGGTAGCCTGGTGGAAGATCTTGAGACACTGCGTGCACTGGAACGAGCGGTCGTGGCCCGCCAGGCACTGGTGCTCATGCGGGCTGGACAGGTGCGCCAGGTCGTGACCGCACACGCCGCACTTGGGGCCCGGCTCGCCTGCTGGCTGCAGGGGCGCATGCTGCGGGGGCTGCAGGCCCGGGTCAGGCTGCAGAAGGATGCCATAGACGGCACAGCCCAGGGGGTTCTCAGCTGTGCCTGGGGTCAGTGTGTGCTCGGCCAGGGCCGGCGGTGGTTCTGCGTGGTGTTGAGGCTGCGGCGGCTGCGGCTGCTGCGGCTGCGTCTGCGGCGGCTGCTGCCAGCTTTCCGACATGCTTGGGAAGATGAAACAGGGTTTGGAGAGTAATGGCTTCAGTTTCCCTGCTTAAGGTGACCCACACCAGAGAGAGAAGCTGCCCAGGATCAGGTATGGATGAGGACCTCagacaaggcacagagaggggctAGTCAGGCGGCCCAAGTCATTAACCAAGACAGACTACAAGGCTCTGCCTACAGGACGGGGGTCTTCGAGGCAGGGTGCCAGCAATGGCAGGGAAGCTCTGCCTTCCCTGATGATTGGTTctgtagagaagaaagaaatcgTGAGCTTGAGGCAGGGACATGCAGCTGTTCCCGGGGCCTCTCCCTGATCTGCCTGCACTCGCCACACTGACATAAACCACATCAGGGAAGCGAGAGGGGCTCAGGGCTGGGAGATCTGCTCCCTTCACATGCTACCAAAGATGTCTGCTGGCGGCTCAGCTCCTCCAGCAAAGGGGACGGTGGCTGTCTCCATGCCCAACCCACCTTCAGTTCCCCATCCCTGGGCCAGGCATCCCAACCTCCCAGCTTACTGTCAACCCTCTTCAATTAGCTGTCTCACGGGTGACAGTCTGGGGTGATCTGTCCACAATACAAAGAAGTCACAAGTTCTGCTCTTGCTCCAAAGAAAGAAGGAGGTGACCAGATAGGGCCCTGGCATCCAAAACAAGAATTTTAgtaacataacttttttttttgcaaaacacTTCTTACTTGGAAGCCCAGTACATAAGATAGATAAAAGCAGAAAGGCTCTGGTTGAGGCCTCCCTGTAGGCCTGCCAGCTTCTCTCCTGTTGCTGAATCTCAACCCAGGACACAACTGCTCATAAGAACAGACTGTGGGTCTAAGAGGCCAGGCCTCCCAGACCTGAGGGCCCCACAGCAAACGGCCTCAGTCAGTCAATATCTAAAACAACTGCATGAAACTGAGGACCATCTCAGAAACCTTCTCCCATCAGGGGCTGGCCCATACCCCTCTCAACTACCCCCCAGGCCCTCCCCCCTGACCATGTGCCTGTTCTCTCTTCACATA
Above is a window of Balaenoptera ricei isolate mBalRic1 chromosome 19, mBalRic1.hap2, whole genome shotgun sequence DNA encoding:
- the ZNF319 gene encoding zinc finger protein 319, which codes for MSESWQQPPQTQPQQPQPPQPQHHAEPPPALAEHTLTPGTAENPLGCAVYGILLQPDPGLQPPQHAPLQPAGEPGPKCGVCGHDLAHLSSPHEHQCLAGHDRSFQCTQCLKIFHQATDLLEHQCVQAEQKPFVCGVCKMGFSLLTSLAQHHSAHSGTGGLVKCSICEKTYKPAEAAEPAATAAPSLPPAPPPPAVAPAEQADKPYSCPICQKPFKHLSELSRHERIHTGEKPYKCTLCDKSFSQSSHLVHHKRTHSSERPYKCAVCEKTFKHRSHLVRHMYAHSGEHHLFRCNVCELHFKESSELLQHPCTPSGERPFRCGECQKAFKRPSDLRQHERTHSAERPFKCDLCPMGFKQQYALMRHRRTHKTEEPFKCGLCEKGFGQPSHLLYHQHVHTLETLFKCPVCQKGFDQSAELLRHKCLPGAAERPFKCPVCNKAYKRASALQKHQLAHCSAAEKPLRCTLCERRFFSSSEFVQHRCDPAREKPLKCPDCEKRFKYASDLQRHRRVHTGEKPYKCPNCDKAFKQREHLNKHQGVHAREQQFKCVWCGERFLDVALLQEHSAQHSAAAAAAEGAYQVAACLP